The following proteins are co-located in the Dyadobacter chenwenxiniae genome:
- the spt gene encoding serine palmitoyltransferase: MGKKLNKRIAEFKDAAIIRSKGLYPYFRPIESGQDTEVIINGKPVLMFGSNSYLGLTSHPYIIEMSQKAVQKYGSGCAGSRFLNGTLDIHEELERRLALYTGKEASVLFSTGYQANLGALSSLTGRNDYLILDESDHASIIDGSRLSFSKVIKYAHNDMKDLRKKLSLLPEEAVKLIATDGIFSMEGDIVKLPELNAIAEEFDASVLVDDAHSLGVIGKNGAGTASYFGLTETTDLIMGTFSKSLASLGGFIAGDAATIDYLKHRARSLMFSASMTPAAVGSTLAALDIIESEPHHIERLWANTRYAKELLLVNGFDLGKTESPILPVYIRDNEKTFLMTKLLQEDGVFVNPVVSPAVRPEHSLIRFSLMATHTFSQIEEAVDKMTKIYRQICPEAVTAKL, encoded by the coding sequence ATGGGTAAAAAATTAAATAAGCGCATCGCCGAATTTAAAGACGCGGCTATCATTAGATCCAAAGGTCTTTATCCTTACTTCCGCCCCATCGAATCCGGGCAAGACACGGAAGTTATCATCAATGGAAAGCCGGTCCTTATGTTCGGATCGAACTCATATCTGGGCCTGACCTCGCATCCTTACATTATTGAGATGTCTCAAAAAGCGGTGCAAAAATATGGAAGCGGATGTGCCGGATCCCGGTTCCTGAACGGAACGCTGGACATTCACGAAGAACTGGAAAGAAGGCTTGCCCTTTACACAGGAAAAGAAGCTTCGGTGCTTTTCAGCACAGGTTACCAGGCGAATCTTGGTGCATTGTCAAGCCTTACCGGCCGCAATGATTACCTGATCCTCGACGAGAGCGACCACGCCTCCATCATTGACGGCAGCCGTTTGTCTTTTTCAAAAGTGATCAAGTATGCGCACAATGATATGAAAGACCTCAGGAAGAAACTAAGCCTTTTGCCTGAAGAAGCCGTGAAGCTTATTGCAACAGACGGTATTTTCAGCATGGAAGGCGACATTGTTAAACTTCCTGAACTGAATGCGATTGCAGAAGAATTTGATGCCTCGGTGTTGGTGGACGACGCACACAGCTTGGGCGTAATTGGCAAGAACGGCGCAGGAACAGCATCCTACTTCGGACTGACGGAAACGACAGATTTGATCATGGGAACATTCAGTAAATCACTCGCTTCACTGGGCGGCTTTATTGCCGGAGATGCAGCAACAATCGATTATCTGAAACACCGCGCACGTTCGCTGATGTTCAGCGCCAGCATGACGCCGGCCGCAGTGGGCAGCACATTGGCAGCATTGGATATCATTGAATCAGAGCCGCATCACATTGAGCGTCTTTGGGCCAACACCAGATATGCCAAAGAATTGTTATTGGTTAATGGATTTGATTTGGGTAAAACCGAAAGTCCGATCCTGCCGGTTTACATCCGTGATAACGAAAAAACATTCCTGATGACCAAGCTGTTGCAGGAAGACGGCGTTTTCGTCAATCCGGTTGTTTCGCCAGCGGTTCGTCCGGAACATTCATTGATCCGCTTCTCCCTGATGGCGACGCACACTTTCAGTCAGATCGAAGAAGCAGTTGATAAAATGACAAAAATTTATCGTCAGATCTGTCCGGAAGCGGTTACCGCAAAACTATGA
- a CDS encoding NAD-dependent epimerase/dehydratase family protein: protein MKEKVFITGASGFIGYHLVEAALEAGMEVHAATRPTSDLTFLKKLQGDLEKTGKGPLTFVNTNFDSRDSLKELLENGGYSYIIHAAGVTKAKKTAVYNKVNAEYSLHLAQAAMSANIPLKRFVFLSSLAAIGPLAYAEQQLITEETLPIPVTDYGKSKLLAEQNLEQVSGLPLTIIRPTAVYGPGEKDLFILFKTLNNGLDAYIGKGPQRLSFVYVKDLVAATMAAMLENQREITVYNISDGQAYDRYAFADRFREISGKNIFRAHLPWFLVRLMAGLLDFIYGFTSVTPVLNREKLKELTAANWICSIDAARNSLHYTPQYDLRQGMQETLMWYKENKWL from the coding sequence ATGAAAGAGAAAGTATTCATAACGGGGGCGAGCGGTTTTATCGGTTATCATCTGGTAGAAGCTGCACTGGAAGCAGGCATGGAAGTGCATGCAGCAACCAGGCCCACCAGCGACCTGACGTTTCTGAAAAAGCTGCAAGGCGATTTGGAAAAGACCGGAAAAGGACCGCTGACTTTTGTGAATACAAATTTTGATTCAAGGGATTCCTTGAAAGAATTACTGGAAAATGGAGGCTATTCCTACATTATCCATGCAGCAGGAGTGACCAAGGCTAAGAAAACGGCTGTTTACAATAAAGTCAATGCAGAATATTCCCTGCATCTGGCGCAAGCGGCCATGTCAGCCAATATTCCTTTAAAACGCTTTGTTTTTCTAAGCAGTCTGGCCGCTATTGGCCCGCTGGCTTATGCTGAACAGCAGCTTATCACAGAGGAAACATTGCCCATTCCTGTGACAGATTATGGTAAAAGTAAATTGCTGGCTGAGCAAAATCTCGAGCAAGTGAGCGGCTTACCATTAACCATCATCCGTCCGACTGCCGTTTATGGTCCCGGTGAAAAGGATTTGTTTATTCTTTTCAAAACACTGAACAATGGATTGGATGCATATATAGGCAAGGGCCCGCAACGGCTCAGCTTCGTTTATGTAAAAGATCTTGTGGCTGCCACCATGGCTGCAATGCTGGAAAACCAGCGCGAAATCACAGTATATAATATTTCCGACGGACAGGCTTACGACCGCTATGCATTCGCAGACCGGTTCCGGGAAATCAGCGGTAAAAACATATTCAGGGCACATTTACCTTGGTTTTTGGTAAGGTTAATGGCTGGTTTACTGGACTTTATCTATGGATTTACCTCCGTAACCCCGGTTTTAAACAGGGAAAAACTCAAAGAGCTCACAGCTGCAAACTGGATCTGTAGCATAGACGCAGCCAGGAACAGCCTGCACTATACACCGCAATATGACTTGCGGCAGGGAATGCAGGAAACCCTAATGTGGTACAAAGAAAATAAGTGGCTATAA